The genomic interval gaaaaaaattgttgatATATGATTTACAATTATGTAAAATACTACAACAAAACACTTTATCGGGAATAAATCGCTTCCTCTTATCATCTCATCATTCGTGTAAAACACAAATTCAActggaacattttaaaaaacatttcaatctATAAATGCAATGatacataattaataaataagaattaaataagtaaacatACTTGTGGAAGAGCAATGAAAGAATAAAGTAAATGCAACAACATCTTGTTGGAGCAAAATTGTTTCAAATATgtaaaatcaaatatatttaataaacctGTTTCTTAATGAAGCATTCCAGTCGTGTGTGTAACTGACCTGGTTTGAGGTCCAGTGCAGTGAGGGACTCTGAGTGCAGGAAATAAAGGGTGGGACCAACAGTGAAGAGAACGTAATTATCGTGCCTCTCGTCCAGGATTATGAGAACCAAGTCGCCCACCTGAAAACTGCAAAAGGAGGGGTTTTCAAATGAGGTGGAGGGGTAAAATAGCGGTTCAGATCATTAAGGCTAATATCCAAGAATGCTTACTCTCGAATAGCGATTTTCTCAGAGTGCCGTGACGACACGGACGACATACTCTGTGACATCTGTAAAACAAAATTGTCTGATGATTCTGGGGATATTTGCACTAGTAAATGTTTGTGTTGAATACACTCTCTGCaatcacaaaataaaactgcatgcattatactgcaaaaaaaaaaaaaaaaaaaatcaattttggtTAAATGTAATGTTGAATCTCATAAATGCTTCCAGTGCTTGTAGGATGGAGTTTGTGCCTAAAACAAATGTAtgtgtgccatctagtggtaagGAGTAGAACAGTCCATTAAATAGCATGCATTGGTAGTAAAATAGAAACAGAGAACAATGAGTATTTAAAATGCACCATAATGTACATAAATGTGGGATTTAAACATGTCTGTGTTTCGAGCTTGTTTGTAAATGAGCTGAAATTCAGTCCCGGCTCAATTACGCAGGGCACATTTCAGAGCTGTTTTTCAGGCTAAATTCATCTTGTGAATCTGCCCCGAGCTGTCAGGACTCTAAAGTGTGAGTTACGTGTCTCATAAGATGCGTCTCGCGGCCAATAAGACGGCGATTGTAATTTTCCTAAAGAGATTAAACCTATTTGGAGAAATAGTCCCAGgggaaatgtaattaaattatatcaAAGAGTCTCATGTTTTAATTAACTGCTGATAATGTGAGAGTTGCTGCTATCGTAACAACAGCAATGTAGTGTAAATGAACTATACAGTATTACCAGAATAGTTTGCTTATAGATTAATATATATAGATCTAATATAAAGAAAgatgtttatttgtaatttattataagtatttatgtttttttttcttcaaaatgacATGAACGTTCCTGTGTCAGTCGTGGACCTGCATTAATTGAGTGTGTATTGTTCTATTTACCATCACTAATTACTGCTTTTAATTGACTGTTCAAGTGGTCAATTataaactgagatcaagcacaAAGGACAAATGATCAATTTAAACGATGTTAAATGATGTTCTCATATAATTAACACATTAGATGAAATATAAGAGCCAAAGCAAGCACAAAAATCTGAACACActcacatataaataaaaaatatatatatttaccaaTCTTTGACTAAGTCTTTTGTTCTCTTCCTCCTTCATATGTAAGGtctgaaacacaataataaataattgcatATAATGATAAATTCAATGATTAAAGcatgtcaataaaacatcaagTTTAATATGTGAAAGTGAATTACCCTTTCCAAAATCAGTATGCGCTGTTTCTCTTCAGATAGCATAGAGTTGTCACTGAAACAAAATACACAAAGTAAATTTCACAGTTCACCAACTCTGcaaaacttaaacattttctCAAAGCCAATCAAATTACAGAGCAGGCAACTTCATAACTGTGATAAGaccaaaaacaacatttcttgAAGGATTCCTCACCTACTCACATCTCTCCTCTTCTATCTGATCTACTCTGCTTTCCTGCCTCAAATACATTCATTCAGCTCCTTTAAAAATACAAGGTCTAGAAAACATGGTCTTGCCCCTCTCCACCGATATATCCTCCTTGCATACTTTTAAATCACAAGTAAAAGTGaatgttttcaaacagttttttggttatatatatatccattataaaTCTGTAGACTATAAAAGCGTCAAAAACACTAATTCTGTTCAAAACTAGCATCTAGCACAATAAAGTTTGTTTTACTTCACTTATAACATATATTATAGACATTACAGAACAAATGAATTgaagaaaacaaatgttttttttcttgttttttcttttttagcatGTAAAGCtggagtgtatgtgtgtatttttggaAAAATCAAAAATCAACTTGttctttctttgtaattattccAAAACTTTTCAACTGTGACAAACTGCATCCAAGCAAAACTTTGACTTTGTTGCTACAAGAGAATGCAAAATCAAGTGTATTGGTAAAGCTTATTCAgcttataatgtatttttagcattttattatATACTGAACATGGGTGGGGTTTGTTGTTTTACAGTAATGAATGCTACTGAGTGAGAAGCTAGgccaaaaagaagaaaaaaataactatgAACAACGGTCGTTGTACTGTACCAACttctaaatcattttaatgacaTGCACTCTGTGTGCTGTTGTAGCCAGTTTGTTAAAGTTAAGTGTGGTAGTTCAGTTTTTCAGGGTTTCTTATTTTAGCTCTAGTATGTCAGCACAGATGCTTACTGCACTGTCATCATGCTGGCCTCCACGGCCGACTCCACCCTTTCCTCATCCTTGAATGCAGCCATAGACGCCAGTCTTTCTGGGTCAGGGGTGGACGGTGACAGAACTTCTGTGTGGGCGGGGCCACAGGCGCCGTGAGCCTCCGTGATGACAGGGATGGGATTGGGAGGAAAGAAGGATGAAGAGACGAGGACGGTGCTTCGCAGACGGTTGAGTTCTTCCTCCATCTGTTTCTTCTCTTGAAGGATGGAGGCGCGGTCCTCTGAGAGTGTTTCGATCAGGCCTTCAGGGAAACAAGAAAACACAGAGGGCAACGATCATGAGAACATTTATTGGTCTCATTGACCATTTCTGTGCAGTTTGGTAACAGATCTTTGAAAAACAACAAGTGGAAATTCTTCCAAATGatatgataaatatatttgtttatataccTTTATCTTTCTCTTGTTGCTGCATCACGTTTTTGAGCTTCTCTGTGAGATCATTGATGATTTGTTCTTTCTTGAGTTTCTCCCGGGTCAGAACAGTATTGAAGTTTGTCTAGGAGTGAACAGCACAGAATAACAAGCTATTtttagggtacatttataatatattaaggACAAAACATTATTAGTTCAAAAACGTTACAGGGATCAACAATACCAATATTTTCAGGCATTTTTTACTTTAGTTCTTTTACTTGTCCTGTCGATTTTCACTTACCTCAACTCAAAGACATTTTCTTTGCATGTTATTTATGAGCCAGaattttttcattaaaagtatTCTTTGCAAACAAATTACTAGgttcttaatttttaataatagctGGAAGATATACAGCTATTATGCAATTCAATTGAATTATGTAAGTCCATGAAAGCTATATTAAATACTCACTTTTTCCAGAAAACAATGGCACACAatgcaaaacattattttttaattttaattactcacccagtcttgtattattattgatgttagagattaatttgtattattattaacaatgtcAGCTTGTTAGATATCATTACCTTGGTGACATTTAAATCAGCACAATTTGCAAGAACTacgttttaatttttaatattcagtttaaagggttagttcccccaaaaatgaaaattctgtcatcatttactcaccctcatgtcgttcatcttcgaaagacaaacaaagagattgttaatgaaatctgagaaatttctgtccacgcaactaccactttgatgcttcaaaaagttcataaagagatcgtaaaacgaatccatatgaatcgagcggtttagtccaaattttctgaagagacttgatcgctttatatgatgaacagactgaatttaggcttttattcacatacaaacattcatcaactcacacatcagttgcaataaacggaagctcaagcgtgtttgcttgacgtgtgcgagaaccaatgaggttcattcttgttacgcagcatgtttgagctttcgctaggggtttgttttttttccttttcttttaatGCCATGCCAACTTCTATGGCTATATTCATGGCGAGAGAggtttagttaaaaaaaaaaaaaaaaaactaataagatgtttaagattaattttttctaaaAACCTTAAAACTAAATTTAGATCGCTAAGGGGTTGTTCTCGCACATCaaagcttctgtttatgttcgctgatcaatgtttatatgcgaATAAATGCCTAAATACAACCTGTTCgtcatataaagcaattgtgtATTCAAAAAGGACTAATCtgcttaattcatatggattagttttacaatctctttatgaactttttgaagcatcaaagtggtagttgcatagactgtcaatgaagggacagaaatcgctcagatttcattaaaaaaatcttcatttgtgttccgaagatgaacgaaagtcttgcgggtttggaatgacatgagggttgagtaaatgatgacaagtttttcatttttgggtgaactaaccctttaaattcaagGGTTTGCTGTGACTTGATGGTTTCGCCTACTGGCTTTTGTTGCCGAAACTGTCATCAAGTAAGCAAAACTTGagtttactaaaattaaaacatccATTACAAGCTTCCTACTGAACTTTAGTACTACTTAGTTGCAACAACATTTGGTTTGTCAGTAACTTAACTGCAATGAAAAATGTCAACTTTCAATTCAAATGGCGCTAATAGCGAAATTCTTGCAGATCAAATCTTCTTATTGCTAACCTGCTGTTCAGCAATAAGCGAGGTCTTCAGGTTTTGCATCTCCTCATTCTTTGTGCGTTCCAGAAGCTCTAGTTTGGCCAAGAGCGATGCCCTCTCCTCGGTCCACTGGCCACTGTCTAGTGACAATGCAGCGCCGGCCTCTTCACCAGCCTCTGTCTGCTCTACAGAAGCTGCCACTCTGAAACACAGAAGCAGGCGTGAGAATGGACCCCACCATATAGGAGATCAACCTGGCTTTGCATTCATTACACTAAGACGTCAATTATCTGATGCTTCCTTCTAAAAAATTTACACAATGCAAATTCAGAAGCAGAGCAAgttgttacattttaaaggaacattttttctttgcatCTTGTGCACTGACAAAATCATTCGCAATCATTCATGTGTATTAATGAAGtaaatgcatacattttgtGTCTTTCTAGAGCTCTGAaggtgttcatgttttttttcttgcaggGTTTGAACCAACAACCTTTCATTGCTAGCCTAGACAATTATATTATAGCCATTCccacttttttaaaattgtttcttGTTGGTAAAACATTAGtcacaagaataaataaataaatattcaaaaaccTCCAATTTACTGGGATTGGTATAAGACTTGAACACaaatctgttttctgtttttaattaatcCCTATTTTACTGGCACATGTAACAGGGTTATCATATTTCTTGCTAATTTCTacttaagaaatgttttaatgaaacgGTTCACAGTTTTTGTTCATTCTTTTTGATGTGCTAATTATTCACAAGAGTGAATGAAATCAGAAAGAGTAAGTAAATGCATGTTGCCGCCTGTGTGTTTTCTGCTTTTAATTAACAGTAAAGTTAGAGGTAGAAGCTTTCATTTGAATGGACTAGAGCAGCATTGTTTCGGTGTCATTTCATTTGTCCTCGGCAGATGCTTTCCTCATTTAAAAGTGCATGATTTATTGAGTTCTTCATGACCAAATCAACAAGAAAATTACATTGTTgtcaaaagaaccaagagaaaaaaacaaaaccagggatttttttttttttttctgtaaaactcATTGAAACAAAACTAAGATGTTCTGGGTGCTTGCTCAAGTAAAAAGAGCCAATCCAAAAATTCTGGTGCCTAGACACACTGCCGTTTAAAactttggggtcaataagatttgatcattttattcagaaaggatgcattaaatagctcaaaagcaacagtaaatacatttatgatgttaaaaaaatttccatttcaaataaatggtgatatatttttttttttttctttcttttcatcaaagaatcatgaaaaatagTATCACAgcttccaaaaaaatattaagcagcacaactgttttcaatattgataatagtaagaaatgatttctgaaggatcatgtgacactgaagactggagtaacgatgctgaaaattcagctttacatcacaggaattattctatttacactgtacactattttaaattgcaatattaatttacaataatacagtttttactgtatttttgatcaaataaatgcagcataagagatgtctttcaaaaacaaaccccaaactttttaacggtAAAGTATTTCGCAGATCGCTCCTTCAAAGTGAGGCTATTTTAGATAAGATAATTGACCATTTCATCATCCACCAGCCAAAAGTCTTTTCGCTTAGGAAATGTAATAGCATACCTGTAATagcattctttctttcttctggggAACACAAATGATTcatctgtttttgtccatataataaAAGTCAGTGGAGTCCGaaacattggaccccattgacttctgtTGTATTGACAAAAAGACTAAAAGAAGAAtgatattcttttgtgttcccctagaagaaagaaagacaggtttgaaatgagttttagtttttttggggtgaactattcctttaagatcaGAGATTTGCTGAAATCCCTAAACCTAAGTACGAGCAATATTACCAGTGAATAAGCACCATTTATAATTTAACAGCTATCCTTCAAGTAAACTGTGCTTTAAAATTGAATCTTGGAATGATCTTCGTAGAAAATGTCGGTTTTGAATAAGATGGAAGCTTTTGATTTTACTTACATGTCAGTGGATTGTCTGTCTTTGAGCTGACTTTCAAGTAGTTCAATTTGTCCTAACAGTCTTGTCTCGGTCTCCTCTTTTTGAAGTTGAAAGTCTCTTAAGGCCTCTTGTAATGCAGCTTTGACTGCCTcctctttctccatctctgcCCTCTGCAGGGCCTCCGCCCTCTCCTGCTCCAGTCTACCCGACAGTAGTGAGTTTTCCGCCTGCAGGTCCCCGATAACAATCTGTAGGTCTTGCTCTTTCTCTTGGAAAGCCCTCTGCTCATCCTGCTTTTCCCTCTGTAAGGCAGCAAGCTGGTCCTCATGATCGCGCTGGATCTTCTGGACTCGTTCCTCGCAGTCTTTCTCCGCATCCTGCAACTTCTGCTTGAGCGCTGAAAACTCACGGTGGAGCAGGGTGCTCTCCTTTTCGTGCCGATCGACGAGTTCAGAGATGCAGTGGTCCTTCTCCAACCTCATGAGTGCTCGGAGCTCGGCCAGGCCCACCTCATACTCTTCGTTCTTCTGCTGGAGCTGCTGGTTTAACGTGTCAATCTGCATCTGCAAGGTGGTTGTTTGGGTAGTAAGCTCCGATTTCAAAACCTCTTCTTGGCTGCTTTTGGCCTCCTCGTACTGGAGCCTCATGTCCTCCATTTCAGCCTCTTTAAGAGCCATCTCGACTTCCAGTTTGCAGCGGGCGTCCGCAAGTTCTGTAATGCGAGCCTCCAAGTCTTTCGAGCGTCCCTCTCGCTCCTTGAGTTCGGCAGAATGGGAATCCATCAGATCTCTTAGCTTCACCAGGTTGTCCTGGACAAGTTTTTCAAGTGCACTTTCTTTTTCCAATCTGAAAGATTGCAGCTCTGCTTCATGTTGTTGGTTCAACCGTGTCTCCAGTTCTTGAAGGTGCACCTTCTCTGCATTCTCCATCTCCTGTCTGATTTTCTGTTGGCCATGCTCGATCTCAAAGTGCAGGTTATCCAGTTGCCCAGCAAGTTCATCCTTGGACAGCAATGCAGCTTTCAGTTCTTCACTTTGCTTCAAGATCTTCTCCTCAAGGTCCTGCACAGTTTGCTTGTGAAGATCTTGCAGTTCTTGCATAGAACGTTCCCTCTCACTCTCCAGCTGTGATATTTCCTTCTCCTTGCGCTCCACAAGCCCCTCCAATTCCAGCATTGCTCTCTGGACGTCTCGGACAATCTTCCGATTGCCTTCAAGCTCTTCCGTGAGAGTAAGTATCTGCTTTTCATGATCGTCCTTCAAACTCTGGAGATTGGATTGTTGTTCATCCTCGTGAAAGTATCTGACACTGTTGAGAGCGTTTCGAACCTCAATGGTCATAGTTTTCAGGGCAAATCCAAAGTCTCGTTGCTCCTTCAGAACAAGACCTCGAAAGTGGTAAAGGTCTTCTTTAACTTTCCTTAAATTGTTCTGGGATTCTTCCGCAGCGGAACGGTACCTGTCTGCTGATAGCTTGAGAGCTGCGATCTTTGAATTTTCCTTCTGAAGGGTAGTAGTGTCCTGGATACGCTTGCTATCGATTGCATTTATGACAGAGGAGTAGAGAGACTCCACCATCATCTCTGGGCTTGTAGGATCACTGATGGGATTAGGTGACATCAAGGTCTCCTCGATAACAAACTCATTAACAGCTGACATGAAGTCTGACTCTGGACTTTCTGCCAATGAGTCCAAGTCCAA from Ctenopharyngodon idella isolate HZGC_01 chromosome 23, HZGC01, whole genome shotgun sequence carries:
- the rb1cc1 gene encoding RB1-inducible coiled-coil protein 1 isoform X2 — its product is MKLYVFQVNNGSTLTFDTELAVQTVLDLKHAIQAKYKIAIQHQVLVVNGGECMVAERRVCSYSAGTDTNPIFLFNKEMILCDRAPTIPKTTFSIENEMELKVEESLMMPAVFHTVASRTQLAVEMFEVAKKLCSFCERLVHDEHLQHQGWAAIMANLDDCTLSYQKLLLKFDTAYTHYQQDFEDIKLKLTKLGTAVSVMAKIPLLECLTRHSYRESLEKSCSPHPRTTDEEDYNEDDEVGETSAQSAILCPADSQKNLKTPSPVSASGETSSQASSSPQDRLKSSCSLKAALQEEEESPERGAIPCFNVTLLDWINVQDRPNDVESVVRKCFDSINRLDPRIIQPFLTECRETITKLDNQNMKAIKGLEDRLYALDQMIASCKKLVNEQKELAQGFLANQKRAENLKDTSVLPDLCLSHANQLMIMLTNHRKLLDIKQKCTTAKQELANNLQVRLKWCCYVMLHADQDGEKLQALLRLLTELLERVRVVEALSTVPQMYCLAVVEVVRRKMFIGHYRQWANALVRDGKNLYEAEKAKRETFGKLFRKSFLRNRLFRGLDSWPPSSFCTRKPRKFDFELPDISLSDLQYLKSCCPSEVQPYLRVPTLCDFEPLNHHVEVLHQLVQAAQSVDEMSQTITDLLNEQKISCSQSAQRSTALTPRSESTTAVTSTSTKTLSTLSLKPPDCQPVALPGPLEDLSPDSIDAQTFDFETIGHPNMDPVLQQGSLDLDSLAESPESDFMSAVNEFVIEETLMSPNPISDPTSPEMMVESLYSSVINAIDSKRIQDTTTLQKENSKIAALKLSADRYRSAAEESQNNLRKVKEDLYHFRGLVLKEQRDFGFALKTMTIEVRNALNSVRYFHEDEQQSNLQSLKDDHEKQILTLTEELEGNRKIVRDVQRAMLELEGLVERKEKEISQLESERERSMQELQDLHKQTVQDLEEKILKQSEELKAALLSKDELAGQLDNLHFEIEHGQQKIRQEMENAEKVHLQELETRLNQQHEAELQSFRLEKESALEKLVQDNLVKLRDLMDSHSAELKEREGRSKDLEARITELADARCKLEVEMALKEAEMEDMRLQYEEAKSSQEEVLKSELTTQTTTLQMQIDTLNQQLQQKNEEYEVGLAELRALMRLEKDHCISELVDRHEKESTLLHREFSALKQKLQDAEKDCEERVQKIQRDHEDQLAALQREKQDEQRAFQEKEQDLQIVIGDLQAENSLLSGRLEQERAEALQRAEMEKEEAVKAALQEALRDFQLQKEETETRLLGQIELLESQLKDRQSTDIVAASVEQTEAGEEAGAALSLDSGQWTEERASLLAKLELLERTKNEEMQNLKTSLIAEQQTNFNTVLTREKLKKEQIINDLTEKLKNVMQQQEKDKGLIETLSEDRASILQEKKQMEEELNRLRSTVLVSSSFFPPNPIPVITEAHGACGPAHTEVLSPSTPDPERLASMAAFKDEERVESAVEASMMTVHDNSMLSEEKQRILILERTLHMKEEENKRLSQRLMSQSMSSVSSRHSEKIAIRDFQVGDLVLIILDERHDNYVLFTVGPTLYFLHSESLTALDLKPATGATRRPWVLGKVMEKEYCQAKKAQNRFKVPLGTKFYRVKAVPWNKKV
- the rb1cc1 gene encoding RB1-inducible coiled-coil protein 1 isoform X1: MKLYVFQVNNGSTLTFDTELAVQTVLDLKHAIQAKYKIAIQHQVLVVNGGECMVAERRVCSYSAGTDTNPIFLFNKEMILCDRAPTIPKTTFSIENEMELKVEESLMMPAVFHTVASRTQLAVEMFEVAKKLCSFCERLVHDEHLQHQGWAAIMANLDDCTLSYQKLLLKFDTAYTHYQQDFEDIKLKLTKLGTAVSVMAKIPLLECLTRHSYRESLEKSCSPHPRTTDEEDYNEDDEVGETSAQSAILCPADSQKNLKTPSPVSASGETSSQASSSPQDRLKSSCSLKAALQEEEESPERGAIPCFNVTLLDWINVQDRPNDVESVVRKCFDSINRLDPRIIQPFLTECRETITKLDNQNMKAIKGLEDRLYALDQMIASCKKLVNEQKELAQGFLANQKRAENLKDTSVLPDLCLSHANQLMIMLTNHRKLLDIKQKCTTAKQELANNLQVRLKWCCYVMLHADQDGEKLQALLRLLTELLERVRVVEALSTVPQMYCLAVVEVVRRKMFIGHYRQWANALVRDGKNLYEAEKAKRETFGKLFSKFILGKSFLRNRLFRGLDSWPPSSFCTRKPRKFDFELPDISLSDLQYLKSCCPSEVQPYLRVPTLCDFEPLNHHVEVLHQLVQAAQSVDEMSQTITDLLNEQKISCSQSAQRSTALTPRSESTTAVTSTSTKTLSTLSLKPPDCQPVALPGPLEDLSPDSIDAQTFDFETIGHPNMDPVLQQGSLDLDSLAESPESDFMSAVNEFVIEETLMSPNPISDPTSPEMMVESLYSSVINAIDSKRIQDTTTLQKENSKIAALKLSADRYRSAAEESQNNLRKVKEDLYHFRGLVLKEQRDFGFALKTMTIEVRNALNSVRYFHEDEQQSNLQSLKDDHEKQILTLTEELEGNRKIVRDVQRAMLELEGLVERKEKEISQLESERERSMQELQDLHKQTVQDLEEKILKQSEELKAALLSKDELAGQLDNLHFEIEHGQQKIRQEMENAEKVHLQELETRLNQQHEAELQSFRLEKESALEKLVQDNLVKLRDLMDSHSAELKEREGRSKDLEARITELADARCKLEVEMALKEAEMEDMRLQYEEAKSSQEEVLKSELTTQTTTLQMQIDTLNQQLQQKNEEYEVGLAELRALMRLEKDHCISELVDRHEKESTLLHREFSALKQKLQDAEKDCEERVQKIQRDHEDQLAALQREKQDEQRAFQEKEQDLQIVIGDLQAENSLLSGRLEQERAEALQRAEMEKEEAVKAALQEALRDFQLQKEETETRLLGQIELLESQLKDRQSTDIVAASVEQTEAGEEAGAALSLDSGQWTEERASLLAKLELLERTKNEEMQNLKTSLIAEQQTNFNTVLTREKLKKEQIINDLTEKLKNVMQQQEKDKGLIETLSEDRASILQEKKQMEEELNRLRSTVLVSSSFFPPNPIPVITEAHGACGPAHTEVLSPSTPDPERLASMAAFKDEERVESAVEASMMTVHDNSMLSEEKQRILILERTLHMKEEENKRLSQRLMSQSMSSVSSRHSEKIAIRDFQVGDLVLIILDERHDNYVLFTVGPTLYFLHSESLTALDLKPATGATRRPWVLGKVMEKEYCQAKKAQNRFKVPLGTKFYRVKAVPWNKKV